The DNA sequence ACATTGCCATGGTGATCCGCTCACTTGACCTGGGTCGGGCGTACGACTTAGTTCGTATCATGACCGCTGGTGGTCCAGCAAATCGTTCAGAAATGATCTGGACTTATACATTCCGTTTAGCGATAAACGACAATAAATTCGGTATGGGGACAGCGATGTCTTTTGTTACGGTCGTACTATCTTTTATTTTTGTAATATACCTCTTCCAACAACTGGCCAAAAGCCGACAGGAGGTATACTGAAATGTCGTTGTCTCGCACAAAAAGAATTTCTGCAAGAAAAAAACGTTTCCGGCAGGAGTTCTACAACGTGATCGTCTATGTCATCGTCCTCGTTTTCTTTCTTCCGGTCATTTGGATTATCTTAACTTCCATGAGACCGGAAATTGAGGTCAATGCTCGTCCCCCAATCTTCTTGCCTCAGAAGTTGGTTTTTGACTCTTTTATTCACCTGTTTGGAGCAGGACACGCAGAGAAATCAGTGCCATTTTACGATTATCTTGGAAACTCGCTCTTTGCTTCTCTAGTAAGCACTGGTATAGCCATCACTATAGGGACCTTATCCGGGTACAGTTTCGCCCGTTTCCGATTTAGGGGAGCAAAAGCAACGTTCATTGGGATGATGCTGGCACGCTCTATTCCTGGAATCGCAGTGAGTTTACCGCTCTTTATTCTCTTTGCTCGTCTCGGTCTACTGGACAAAAAAACGGGGCTCTCTCTGGCCTACACTGCCATGAACATCCCTTTTACCACCTGGTTGATGCAGGGATTTTTTAAAGATATTCCAGCCGATTTGGACGAAGCTGCTCAAATCGATGGATGTTCCCGCTGGCAATCTTTTACCAGAATTGACTTACCCCTGGCTTTACCAGGATTAGCAGCAAGCGGTATTTTCGCTTTTCTCACGTCTTGGAACGAGTTCCAGATTGCCAGCGTCCTCACTCGTACCC is a window from the Atribacterota bacterium genome containing:
- a CDS encoding carbohydrate ABC transporter permease, producing the protein MSLSRTKRISARKKRFRQEFYNVIVYVIVLVFFLPVIWIILTSMRPEIEVNARPPIFLPQKLVFDSFIHLFGAGHAEKSVPFYDYLGNSLFASLVSTGIAITIGTLSGYSFARFRFRGAKATFIGMMLARSIPGIAVSLPLFILFARLGLLDKKTGLSLAYTAMNIPFTTWLMQGFFKDIPADLDEAAQIDGCSRWQSFTRIDLPLALPGLAASGIFAFLTSWNEFQIASVLTRTPASKTFPVGLYDFTQQFTVDWRGMCAMSVVMLVPAIVFVLLTQRQLVRGLTFGAFK